DNA from Ancylothrix sp. D3o:
ACGCACCCTTTATCTGGGTGTCATTGTCCACAACCCAACTCGCCAAACTGTCACCGTCGATATTCTCCAAGCCGCCAGCTACCTCAGTCAACCGGATGCGCCGTTTATTCAGCTTCCGCCGCAACAAGAAAACCCGACAGGCAGTATTTATGCCGGCCCAGGCGACCGGGTAATGAACGATATTCTACGCGGACAACGACAAAGCGAATGGCCGGCTCAACTGGTGATAGGGGCCGGTGAAAGCCAAATGCTGATCAACCACCCCATACCCGTGAGCACCCTCACACCCCCCCTCAATGGCCGGTCAACCTTCATGCGCCTGCGAAGCACCGGCACCGTTTACCTGGCCAGCATGGGAATGTTTGCCCGACTCAACCCCGACGGCAGCGAACGCCCGCCTAACCTCCAAGAATGGCAACAACTTCTGCAAACCAGCGACGTTGCCGGCCCACGAGACAAAATACCGACCCCCCCAGAGCAAACCACCGGCCCCATTATCTACAGTCGCGTTGCCGGTGTCCAGCGAGGTTCCGTGTGGCGAGCGCAACTCACCGACAGTACAGGCAACCTCAGCATCCCCGAACCAGGACAAGCCTTTTCCTACGCCCTCAGTACCCTCCTGCGCGGTCGAATGGGAACCAACCAAAATCAAAGCGCCCCTCTGCTCGTTCGCTATCCAGACACCGCCTACGAAGCACACGGAAACTACGGCGTCCAATACAGCCTCACCCTCCCCCTCCTCAACCCCACGACTCGCACCCAAACTGTTAGACTGGCTTTCCAAACAGCGATCAAAGAAGACCAACTTAGCAAAAATGGCCTGCGGTTTCTCGAACCCCCCGGCCCGCAAACGTTTTTTCGCGGTACTGTCCGCTTGCGCTACAACGATGACCAAGGCCGGCCCCAAACTCGCTATATCCATTTAGTGCAGCGGCGCGGACAACAAAGTGAGCCCCTGGTTGAACTGGCTATGACACCGGCCAGCCGCCGACTGGTACAAATTGATTTTCTTTACCCCCCCGATGCTACCCCTCCCCAGGTACTCACGATCAATACCCAGCCTTAAATGATTTTTGCCCTCTTGAAGGTGATTTTTATAAAAACATTTACCCGCAACTCTCACCTGTGACGAGCCTGTTGTGCTGTTTTTTTTATGACTAATTCAAAAGCAAAAACACTGTACACCATCCTCAAGGAAGAACTTAACCCCCTTCCCTAAAAGCTCACGGCGAAAAAATCTCCCCCAACCCTTGGTGAAGGCTTGGGGGAGAGGTTTCTGCCTTTTTATTGCCTTCCTTGAGATGCTGCATTTAAATCAAGCTTTATTGAGGGTCAAGTCTTCCGTAAACTCAAACTCTTATTGCAGACTTTAGAAAATTTTTATAACTTCTCATAGTTTATACTCAATTGTGGGCCAAGACCTTTTGAGTTTTCCTTAAATTTATTATCATTAAAGCCCTTAAATATGATTTTTTAAGCTATCTTGTCAATTTTAATAAAATTGGTTATGCTCATTTGTATAGGAGGCCGGCCAAGCTCTCTATCGAGAGGGAAAAAACCTTCTTAACACAACCGCAATAAAAACAGTCGATAAGGTAAAAATATGTAAAAAATATTTACATATTTCTTTCGGATGATGCTCGTGTTTGATGATAGCTGCCAGCCACCAAGCCAACCCTGAAGCTTTTAAAAGAAGCCCAAAAAACTCAGAAATGCTCAGGATTTAAAATCAAACTTTGCATAAAAACGTGAAATTAAGCCAAAAAAACGTCTCCCAAATGCAGAAAATCATAATTGAGCAAGGGCAACATTAAAGCCAAAGGTCAGAAAAAATTTATATTGAAAGATAGAGGAGGAGAGGGAAATGTTAAAATAGCCAAGGCGAGCAATTAAGTGAAAAATGGGGATTGTCAAGCTTACCGGTGAGCAAGGCAACCAACAACCCAAAAAAAACGCTTTTGTTGTCAAGTCTGACAAGCTGGAAATCAGAATCCCTCAAAGAAAATAAGGAAGCTGGAAAAGTTGAGATAAATTTTAACATTTTATAGCTATATACTTTTTGGATAAGCGACTTGAAAAAGTTAACCAGGCATCGAGAAAGTTGTGCTGAAAGTTGGTTGACTTAGCCTCATCTGTTGAGGGGGGATTTTTGGAACCATTACCCCTGCCGGTATTAGCGCTAAAAGACAAACACCAAACTTGACAACCCGAAGAAGTGTTTGGCTTCAACCCCACCCCAACACCGGCAGTGCTTGGTAAAAGCAAATTTTTACCATCCAGCAACAGGCCGGCAACAAAAACGGCAAACTACCTTCATGTTGGTGAAATTTATGGATCAAGCAGCGATTATTATTACAGCGGCCCAAGGATCTGAACTCTCACAACTATCCAAAATTTTATCAGAATATCAAATCCTGCACGCAGCGGTCGTGGATGGGTCAGGCAAGCCGGTGGGACTGGTAACGCAAAACAGCTTATTGCAGGCACTCAACACCTCTTGTCAGCAACTCCTTAGTAATAGCGAAAACTGGCCTCAAACCAAAAATTCTCCGCTAACTTCAAAAACAACCAACCCAAGCCAAAGCGAAAGCTCTCAATTTCGCCTTTTGCTAGAAAAGAGATTTGTAGATATCATCCTTAGCGATAGCGAAACTGCTTTAATAGCAACCCTCACAGACAAAGCTCAACTCCACCCAACTGCAAACGTGGCCATTTTTAAAAATTCTCAAGACGCTATTTTTTCTGGGGGGCCGGCAGATTCCTTAGAAGAAAAACTTTTGCTGCAAGCTAGTTTAGAAAGAACCGTCAATGCAATAATTATTGCCGATAAAACAGGCAGAATTATTCATTGCAATCAACTCGCCAGCCAGATATATAACAAACCCAGAGAAGAACTAATCAACCAACCACTCAGGGAAATTATTAAAGGTTTTAATTCTCAGCTTTTAGGAGAACTTGAACAATCTTTACAGACAAAAGACTTTTGGCAAACAGAAATAACTATTGAGCGAGCAGATGGCACGCGCCTCTTCGCTCACCTCACCCATTCTGTGATTAAAAACGCAGCCGGAGAAATAACCGGCATCATTCATACCTGCACCGACATCAGCCAAAAGAAAGAACTTGAACAAGCCTTACAAGAAAGCCAAAACCAACAAAGTCAACCCTCTCCACAAAAAAGCAACTTTTTAGCTTTGATAGGAGTCTCTCTTTTTAATAATCTTTCTTCTTTTACCCCAACTTTTAAAACTATAATGGCTTTTAACAACCCCCCTGTGAAACCGGTTTTTGAGCAACCTGGACTAGGCCAGTATCAAAATTTTTGGCAAGCAAACCCTGCCGCCACCAAAATATCCTGGTTGGATCTGAAAATATCCCCAGACTCAGCCTTTATTGAAGACTCTCATAAATCGGCATCTGTAGAGTCATTAACGCTTGCTGACAACCACAACCCCGACGAGGAAGATCACTCAGCTTTGTCAACTCCTGACCAAACCCAACAACAGCTTCAGCAGTTGATGGAAGCCACCGCGACTATTCTTTACAAAGCCGAATTTTCGGGGAATTTTATAATTAAAAACCTGAGTGAAAATAGCGCTACTATTCTGGGTTACGAAGCCGAAGAGATCATCAAAAATCCGTCTTTATGGGTGAGCAGAATTCATCCAGAAGACCGCTGCAAAATTGAAAAAGAAATTCTTAGCCACAGCCAACATAAACGCACTATAGAGTACCGATTTTTGTGTAAAAACGGAAACTACTGCTGGCTGCGAGACGAAGCCCACTTAATTTTTGATAGCGCAGGTACGCCAGCGGAAATTAGGGGGACTTGCCAGGATATCAGCCAGGAAAAAATGTTAGAAGAAAAAGTCCAAGAAGCCAGCGAAAAAGAAAAGGAACTCTCGGAACTCCGGCGCCAATTTATAACCATAACTTCTCACGAATTTCGCACTCCGCTTTGTACGATTTTGTCTTCAGCAGATTTACTAGAATTGTATATAGAGCGCGGACGTACAGAAAAACAAAAAGAACACATTGATCGCATCCAAGCATCGGCTATCCGCATCAGCAATTTATTAAATGATATTTTAGCAACCGGCAAAGGAATTGCCGGCCAGATAAAATGTAATCCCACTTTGATTAATTTAGAAGATTTTTGTCATCAAATTATTAATAAAATCAGCGTAACTTTAAGTATTGATAAAGAGCGAATTAACTTTATTAAAACCGGCAACTGCGACAACGTTTTTTTAGATGAAACATTACTTGAGCGAATATTAGTGAACTTGCTGTCAAATGCGGTAAAATATTCGCCGGTGGACACAGATATCCTATTTGAATTAAGTTGCTCTCAACCCGCAGAACAAACGGCAGATCAACAGGCATTGGCTGTCTTTAAAATTCAAGACTTTGGAATAGGCATCCCCAGCAACGACATTCCCCACATCTTTGATGCTTTTTATCGAGGCAGCAACCTAAATAACCAAGGCGGCACAGGTTTAGGGCTAACCATTGTCAAACAAGCCGCCGATGCTCATAACGCTGAAATTATTCTCGAAAGCGTTGTGGATGCCGGTACCACTTTTACGGTATCTCTGCCGATTTGAGATTGGCTACCCCATTATAATTTTTTCAAACTCCGTATTTTTACGGCCATTAATCTCGGTAGATTCACCGAGAAAAATTTATCATTTTGTACGGTTGCCAGCTTATCTGTGTCGAGATTAGCATTTTTATAGAGCAAGAGGCTGTATAATTTTTTCCAAATTCTCAGCCATCCAGCCGGCATCTGCATTAAATAAATGCTTATTTGGAATTTTGTGGGCTTTGACGAGTGCTGCTGTTCAACAAAGCGTTACAAAACTATACAATAACAAGCAACTGGTTAACCACCTATTAAAACGTCCCCCCTCTATGGAGTTGTCAATTATGTTTATTGCTGACAAAAACCCCCCATCGCCTAAAAAACTGCTTAACTTAACCGAACAATGTTTAAGCTGGCAAACCGAAAACAAAGATCACCCAGACTTAGAACAAGCCGATCCTCATTTAAAACAAGCGGTTAGCTACATTTCAAATCTGTTAACTCTGCCCCTGAGAAACGACAGCTTAAAACGCAAAGAATGGGTACAAGAAAAATCGGAATTGCAGCAAGAAATTAAACAATTGCGGCATCAACTGCAATCAACATCTACAGCATTTCGGAATATTATTGACAAAAATGCTGATGCGATAATTATTTTGGATACCCAGGGAAAAATCCGCTTTGTAAACCCCACTGCCGAATCTTTATTTAATAGCCCAGCCGAACAATTAATCAGCCGGGATTTATTTGGAGAATTAGTCAGAGAAAGACCAGGCCAAATGAACACCGGCACGATTAAAAGGGCGAAAGCCAGACAAGAAACAAGAGTAGTTCAAACGCAAGTCGATGTTAACCGGCCAGACCAACAAATAGCCATCGCCGAAATACGAATTGTCGAGACAGAGTGGGAAGGAAAACTCGCATTTTTAGCAACCCTACGCGACATCACCGAACGCGAACAAGCAGAAATTGCGCTGCGCTCCCGTGAAGCGGAATTGTGTTCTAAAACCAAAGAACTTGAAAAAACCCTCGGCGAACTCAAAAAAACCCAAGCCCAACTTGTTCAGACAGAAAAAATGTCATCTTTGGGGCAATTAGTCGCTGGAGTTGCTCACGAAATTAATAACCCCATTAACTTTATCACCGGCAACTTAGTACACGCAAACCACTACGCCACTGACTTACTCAAGTTGCTTAAGCTCTACGAAAAACACTACCCAAACCCGGCGATGGAAATCAAACAACTGCGAGAAGAGGCGGATATAATTTTTTTGGGTGAAGATTTTCCCAAACTTTTAGACTCAATGAAAGTGGGTGGCGAACGAATTCAAAAAATTGTTTTAAGTTTGCGAAATTTTTCTCGCCATGACCAAGCAGAAATCAAACCAGTGAATATCCATGAAGGCATCGATAACACTTTAATGATTTTGCAACACCGCCTCAAAGAAAGACCCAACGCCGAAATTAAAGTGCTGAAAGAATACAGCCAGCTTCCGCGAGTAGAGTGCTGTGCCGGTGAACTCAATCAAGTGTTTATGAATATTATTTGTAACGCCATTGATGCCTTAGAAAACCAGCCGCACCCTCAAATTACTATTTCTACAGAACTGAAGAATAATACCGGCAACTCAGCCAAGCCTCCCTCGGTAGTGATTCGCATTTGTGATAACGGCAAGGGAATTCCTTTAGAAGAGCAAACGCAACTTTTTGACCCGTTTTTTACTACAAAACCGGTTGGTTCTGGCACCGGCTTAGGGCTGTCTATTTCTTATCAAGTTATTGTCGAAAAACATGGCGGAATTTTAAAATGTATTTCTCAACCTGGTCAGGGGGCAGAATTTTGGATAGAAATTCCCGTCACCAATTCTCTCAAACCAGAGCCGGCCTAGAAATATCAGCATTTAAAGCAAATAGTAAGTAAAAGAAACCTCGCCCCCCAGCCCTCTTTCTGTAGACGGCGAGGGGGGAAATTTTTTGCTTTGGCTATAAAACAGGGGAGAAGGGAAAAATTTTTTGTTCGCCTATCCCACAAAGAAGGAGGGTAGGGGGGTTAGGTTACTCAAACCTGAGATAGGCCGGTTGTCCCTTGAAATGACAGCCGGTGACAAGAAGGCCGGTCAAGAAGTAGGGGCAAACCAACAGAAATCAGTTTTAAAGAGTGTTAAATCTTTTCCTCAACAGGTGTAAATCGGTTTACACTAACTCTTGAGGAGATTATCTGAAAATCAACAGCCTCTTTGTTAGGCGTGGCGCAGGCACCGGCATCAGCAGGTGATTTTTCCCGCACTGGTTCAGGGTAGCGTCCTCGTGAAACAAGCCGTTGAGCGGTTTATTATATGTACACCTACGGATTATAGTCAGATTTGTATTAACTTACCCAAATAAATAAAACGGATGAAAAAAATTTTAGTGATTGAAGACGAAAAACCAGTATTAAGCAATATTGTAGAAATTCTCACATCCGGGGGATTTTTCCCGCTTTGTGCAGAAAATGGCATCACCGGCATTGAATTGGCCAAAGAAAATCTTCCGGATTTGATTGTCTGTGACATTATGATGCCGCATTTAGATGGCTATGAAGTGTTAACAGAACTGAGATCAAATCCCCCAACCGCCGCCATTCCTTTTATTTTTTTGACCGCCAAAGCTGATAAAACCGATTTGCGACAAGGCATGAATTTAGGGGCGGATGATTATCTTACTAAACCTTTTCGACGCCAAGAACTTCTTGAGGCTGTTTCCTCGCGCCTTGCCAAACATGAAACGCTGATTCACCAATATACTACCGAACGGCAACGCGCTCAACTTGCCGAGCAAAAAATGCAAGAACTTCAACATTTAAGCGACACTCATGCAGAATTGCTGAAAAAACTTATTGCCGATTTATGCGATCCGCTTTCTAAAATTAATATGGCAATTCGTTTAATGAAAGATCCTCCGGCGGGCGCAAGGGTAGAGAGGTATTTAGAAATTTTGCAAGAAGAATTTGATCGCGAAATTGCTCTGCTCAATCAAGTTTCGGAATTACAATCTTTATTGACTCCGGATAATGTTAAATTGCTGCGTCAATTTAATTTGCTGAATTCCAAAACAAAAAGTTAAATTTATCGGAAAAACAGCCCTTTTTCCAAACTTGAAATCTCTGTATTAAAAAATAATGTTCGCTGGGACACAGATTCGATTAATGTGCAACGGCCTTTTTTTGCCCTACTCCCAGGGTTACACAGAGATAAACTTTTATTTTTTCCCTTCCCCACTGCGCTTGACACCCTCTTCTAAACCGAGATGAAAATAGGTTTATCCAAAGGTTGGCAGGAATGGCATTGATAGCCCATAGGGAGGAAATAAAGGGTGCATAAAAGGGGGGATTAGAGTATCTTAAAATCAGCGTTAAATAACAACCATGCACCTCACCACCGGCTCCTGTTACCACCAAAAACAAGCTCTGCAAGCGGCACTAATCAACGACATTGTGCAAGCGATGCGTGGGACGCTGGTTTTGGGCGATATTTTGCAAACCACTGCTGATCGGCTTCATATTGCTCTCAACGCCAGCCGGTGTTTAATTTTTCGGCCCGATAGTCACGAACAAATGAACGCTCACCACGTTTCTGAAGCTACCTCTGAGGGCAAGAGTTTGATCGGCGTTTACTGCGATTTTTACCGCTATTACCGGCAATTTCTTTCGCAGGGGGAAACAGTGGCTTTAGGTTGTATTAACAGCAGCTTACCGCCAGAAATTCAAGCCGCTGCTTGCGAGTGTGGTATTCAAGCAATTTTAATCGTGCCTTTGCTGCATGGCGACACCTATATGGGTGGTATTAGCTTGCATCAGTGTGAAAATAGTCGGGAGTGGACAGAGGATGAAATTGCCTTTGTTAAAAGCATTGCCGATCACTGCGCCATCGCCATTCAGCAGTCTGAGTTATATGAGCTTTTGCGGACAGAACTTGAACAAAGATACTCGGCAGAGCAAAAAAGTCGCCTTGCTGAAGCTAAATATCGCAGCATTTTTGAAAATGCCATAGAAGGAATTTTTCAAAGTACAAAAGACGGATGTTTTATAGAAGCAAATCCGGCTTTAGCTCGCATCTGCGGTTATGATTCTCCGGCAAGTTTGATGGCTACGATAACGGATATTGGGCAACAATTTTATATCGATCCTCACCGGCGCGATGAATTTATTGCTGAGTTAGAAAAGTCGGGCAGTGTGGTAGGGTTTGAGTCGGAAATTTTTCGCACGGATGGGGAGATTATTTGGATTAGCGAAAATGCCCGCGCTGTGTGCGATGAAACCGGCAATTTGCTTTATTTTGAAGGCACGGTAGAAGA
Protein-coding regions in this window:
- a CDS encoding ATP-binding protein; amino-acid sequence: MFIADKNPPSPKKLLNLTEQCLSWQTENKDHPDLEQADPHLKQAVSYISNLLTLPLRNDSLKRKEWVQEKSELQQEIKQLRHQLQSTSTAFRNIIDKNADAIIILDTQGKIRFVNPTAESLFNSPAEQLISRDLFGELVRERPGQMNTGTIKRAKARQETRVVQTQVDVNRPDQQIAIAEIRIVETEWEGKLAFLATLRDITEREQAEIALRSREAELCSKTKELEKTLGELKKTQAQLVQTEKMSSLGQLVAGVAHEINNPINFITGNLVHANHYATDLLKLLKLYEKHYPNPAMEIKQLREEADIIFLGEDFPKLLDSMKVGGERIQKIVLSLRNFSRHDQAEIKPVNIHEGIDNTLMILQHRLKERPNAEIKVLKEYSQLPRVECCAGELNQVFMNIICNAIDALENQPHPQITISTELKNNTGNSAKPPSVVIRICDNGKGIPLEEQTQLFDPFFTTKPVGSGTGLGLSISYQVIVEKHGGILKCISQPGQGAEFWIEIPVTNSLKPEPA
- a CDS encoding PAS domain S-box protein translates to MASTPPQHRQCLVKANFYHPATGRQQKRQTTFMLVKFMDQAAIIITAAQGSELSQLSKILSEYQILHAAVVDGSGKPVGLVTQNSLLQALNTSCQQLLSNSENWPQTKNSPLTSKTTNPSQSESSQFRLLLEKRFVDIILSDSETALIATLTDKAQLHPTANVAIFKNSQDAIFSGGPADSLEEKLLLQASLERTVNAIIIADKTGRIIHCNQLASQIYNKPREELINQPLREIIKGFNSQLLGELEQSLQTKDFWQTEITIERADGTRLFAHLTHSVIKNAAGEITGIIHTCTDISQKKELEQALQESQNQQSQPSPQKSNFLALIGVSLFNNLSSFTPTFKTIMAFNNPPVKPVFEQPGLGQYQNFWQANPAATKISWLDLKISPDSAFIEDSHKSASVESLTLADNHNPDEEDHSALSTPDQTQQQLQQLMEATATILYKAEFSGNFIIKNLSENSATILGYEAEEIIKNPSLWVSRIHPEDRCKIEKEILSHSQHKRTIEYRFLCKNGNYCWLRDEAHLIFDSAGTPAEIRGTCQDISQEKMLEEKVQEASEKEKELSELRRQFITITSHEFRTPLCTILSSADLLELYIERGRTEKQKEHIDRIQASAIRISNLLNDILATGKGIAGQIKCNPTLINLEDFCHQIINKISVTLSIDKERINFIKTGNCDNVFLDETLLERILVNLLSNAVKYSPVDTDILFELSCSQPAEQTADQQALAVFKIQDFGIGIPSNDIPHIFDAFYRGSNLNNQGGTGLGLTIVKQAADAHNAEIILESVVDAGTTFTVSLPI
- a CDS encoding DUF3370 domain-containing protein; the encoded protein is MHILAMLSTLWLSQTPPPPQPQEIVVPQQVRPLPGQLDTVPMFNSNSPEVVQKEGILLSTFPPTGRNIPSAHLNFPFQGRFDLFAHHIAKADPPENLRTLYLGVIVHNPTRQTVTVDILQAASYLSQPDAPFIQLPPQQENPTGSIYAGPGDRVMNDILRGQRQSEWPAQLVIGAGESQMLINHPIPVSTLTPPLNGRSTFMRLRSTGTVYLASMGMFARLNPDGSERPPNLQEWQQLLQTSDVAGPRDKIPTPPEQTTGPIIYSRVAGVQRGSVWRAQLTDSTGNLSIPEPGQAFSYALSTLLRGRMGTNQNQSAPLLVRYPDTAYEAHGNYGVQYSLTLPLLNPTTRTQTVRLAFQTAIKEDQLSKNGLRFLEPPGPQTFFRGTVRLRYNDDQGRPQTRYIHLVQRRGQQSEPLVELAMTPASRRLVQIDFLYPPDATPPQVLTINTQP
- a CDS encoding response regulator transcription factor; this translates as MKKILVIEDEKPVLSNIVEILTSGGFFPLCAENGITGIELAKENLPDLIVCDIMMPHLDGYEVLTELRSNPPTAAIPFIFLTAKADKTDLRQGMNLGADDYLTKPFRRQELLEAVSSRLAKHETLIHQYTTERQRAQLAEQKMQELQHLSDTHAELLKKLIADLCDPLSKINMAIRLMKDPPAGARVERYLEILQEEFDREIALLNQVSELQSLLTPDNVKLLRQFNLLNSKTKS